TAGGGAGCAGTTTCtctcttgttccctttgtcatTGTTGTGGTGAGTATTCTGCTTACAGTCGTGGTGCATATTATGTGGTTACTATGCACACTAAATCTTTATTCTTTTGTTCTGCAGTTACTTCTTCTTTAGCTTCTTTCTCTCTGTTGTTCTTTTATTCTTATCCATGACAAACCTCTTCTTTTCACAGGCAGTCTGCACCATTCTGGCTATGATTGCTACCTTACCCCTTGTTCAGCTGTTTTTCTTTCACATTCTTCTCATTAAAAAGGTAAGCTTGGGAACTTTTTGGTACCTGAAAATCCACACACACATGCTTCATTTGTAAACTTATCTTATATAATTCACACTAGTGGCAACTTATATATGTGCTCTTCTGTGCAAAAAGAATTTCGAAGGCATGTAGtagataaatattataattgtatAGATTTATGGCCCTCTGCTCCCAAGAGGTCTTAATATGTTTTAAGTACTAAATATTATGATTATTGTGATTTGACTACTCAGGGAATCAGCACATATGATTACATCATAGCTTTGAGGGAGCAGGAGCAGGAGCAGCAAATTGGAGGTCAGCAGAGTCCCCAAATGTCACCTGTTAGCTCACTTACTGGATTGAGCAGTGCAAGTTCCTTTACTACTTTCCATCGTGGTGCATGGTGTACACCGCCGCGTCTGTTCCTTGAAGATCAGGTAAAATTTTCATTTCACTACTGCTATTAGTTAATGTAAATTTTCATTTCACTACTGCTATTAGTTAATGtttatatatctttattttacACTAGACCTCTGCATCTAATTCCTCATGTGATTATGATGTTTATCTGAGATGATGATACGccttttgaaaataataagataagATACCtgacatatatatttaaaaatgtataaaaattcTTAAAACATTATGAATATATAATTGCAGTTGTGGATCCAAATGATCACATATCTTAGACAttgtcaaaataaaaattataaattaatgtaaTCATAAAGTATTAGTGTTTTCATAGATATGAACTACCGATAAAGTATCGCAGAGTATCCTATACATATCAGATATGTGACACAAATTGAAGGATCAGTGCATGAAAATCTGACACATGATTTGAATGAATGACTTAGTTATTGAAAATTGTTACtgcataaaacataaaattcaCTGATATTAATGAAGGGAAATGAAATACTTCTTAAACCTATCAAATTGTCCATGTTTTCAAAATGTGGAGTTAGTTATAGCAGAATTCCGTAGTTTTTTTATGACCATGAAAAACAGAATAACTGACATTATATATCTTAGTTTTGTTGATGGTACGTGATGGTTTGCATTATGCAGTTTGATGTAGTGCCCCCAGAAACGGCTTCTGTAAGCTCGGTGGGAAAGAAGACAATGAGAGACGAGCCGGTTAAGAAAAAGAATCCTGGAGCAGTCAAAATCAGTCCATGGACTCTGGCACGGTTGAATGCTGAAGAGGTTTCCAAGGCTGCTGCAGAAgcaagaaaaaaatcaaaaattctTCAGCCTGTGACAAGACACAACAATGAGCCTTTCAGGCTGGAACCAGACCACAACTCTGGCAGCAGTGGTCGGCGAATGAGTCCCAGGGTTGAGACCAACAGAAGACGGGCAGGCAAACGGATTCGTCTGCCCGCGGATTTGCCTATGGAGGCCATACCAAAATTTTCTACCAGCAACATTGTTGCCAAAGGATTCAGTGGAACATCTAGTTTGGCTCCTCTGCAGCTGGAAGCACATGGTGCGTTTCAAACAAGTCAGGCAGTATCAAGCTCGGCTGGGATTGTTGCTTCTTCACCTGAAAGCAGTTTAGATTCGCCGGACATCCACCCGTTTCGAGTGTCTTCGACTGAAGCTGAAGAAGCAAGAAGGCTTGCCAGTCTTTCTGCCCTTGGTGCTGCAAACCTGAAGGGAATCCCTCTGTCAAGGTCAACCAGTGATGGGTATGAGGCCTCTGGTGGGGAAGATAGTGACAGGGTTCCCACCAGGATTGTTCAGAGGTCAACAAATTGGACTAATCTGCTCTTTGGTGGTGATCAAGAGGAGAGAGCTTTTGATCCAAAACCATCATCTAGCCTGGTTCATAGTAGAAAGTTGTGACCAACTTGGGTGTTGATTAATTAGACAAAACTATTTTCAGATTATATTGATGGGAATTGTTCATTCTTTGATTTCTGAGCCCAAAGGTACTTCAACTTCAACATCCCTTAGCCCTCACCTTCTTCAGGTTGAATTGGTGGTAGGCTAAGTGGGAACTAAGTCGAAACCCATGTACAAAGTTTTAGGTCACAGTAACTCATGAGCTTGAGCTTCCCAATATATTGTTTTCTGATCCctattttgataaaattttaatcaaGCATGTCCTctcatgaattatttttttcatacatttttttctaacttttattacaagttaaaataaacttatttacTTATGTTTTTATAGACCATATCTCTAAAATTTTCTAAAAGAATAATTTGAAGATGtgattaacatttttttaatgcatgagaattgtttttttttaaaagagttaGATACACCTAGGTCATTCAGcaataaaaacttatataaaaCACTAAAGATTTAACTTGAATTTAcgagtttttttattatatatatttaatttcttatGTTTAATTATTGGAAGACTCAAATTCACATTTGAAtttctaataaaattaatatggaATCTTTCAAATAATAACAAAACTAATAAAGCTAATTTGGATTCAAAGCATGACGAGTCCataaaaaatcaagaaataaaTGAATGTAAGAAACAAATATCGTACAATCAACATGTGATGTATTTGAGTAAATGGTTTGAGTTTGATTTCAAATTTATATGTAAGGGAAAAATGTCATTAGGAAGATTCCTTTGCCTCTACACTTTTTTTCACACTTTTAGATATGATACCAAACATTTTTCATTTCCCCTCTTTTCATTTGTCCTCTTCAATTGTTTACTACAAAGTATATTCCTAATTCCCATATGATTTTTCcaattttaatattcttttatagAGAGTGTGGTTAGAATATTGAATGACTTGATTATTAAGATAGTCTATATTGAATTGCTTATGTAAGTTTTTCTCTAAGGGTCTGTTTGGGTAAACTTGTGAAGACAAACTTTAATAACAGAACTACTCTAAGCTTGAAAGACTTCTTTTAGGTAAGTTAATCTAGTATTTTGATGATAACTATTTGACCTTATGTACAAGAGCTTACAGAACAAGTAGTCTCTAGATAGAATTGCACAAGTgcttttttattattagaataattaaaaatgtCATAACAAAGTTTGGAAAGTAGTATTTGTACTCCAAATTTAAAACTTGTGTTTTTTAACCTCTttgattaattacttttttttttcattttaacttttacatataattttttttatatttttggtaAAAGCATATATCtacattattatttataaaatgtaatTTGATTCCTTCTGTAAAActatacatataaataaataaatattttatcattcaCATTCTTACTTTGATACTATAAtttgaaacaaaaaatataaacaccTCATCCCATATCAATGATCCAAACAATTACAATttgaaacataaatataaacacGTCATCCAATATGAATTATTAACTTCAAACTTTCAAAACAAGTAATTTATGTATGTGTTTATGAATGAAACACATTTTAGTGATGAGATGTGCAAAGACAATCTAGAAAAAAGTGGTTAAGGGAACTTCATTACTTAGTGAGTCGTGAAGACTATCACATCTAATTTGTTCAGAGAAGGTCTTCCTAGAAGATGTTATATGAGATGTTGACATCAGCGATGAAGTATCAAATTTTGATAGTTTTACTTGTTAGGCTACCTTCACCAAACTTTGTATGAGTTAATGTATCATTGTGTGTCAACTATTTCTTCCAAGAACCCCACGATCTAGTTGTCGTAGGGTTGGATCTTTGTTTTAGGGATTTGCAGcttctagattttttttaataaagattgTTGATTGAGCTCCCCTAATCCACTAATGTCTTCATGATTGCAAAATTCTTTGTTTGCACCATGATGACCATGGAGCCAAGGTTACAAATGTTCAAAGCTACTTTTTCGAATCTTTCCATGAAGAGTCTCAacaactctctctctctcttgccAGGTGTTTACAATGTGATGTTAGATGATGTGGTCGGCTTGTCGCAAACTACTTCCTGAATTTAGCCACCAACATGTTAAAAGTGTCAATCGAGAAGGGGGGAAGTTATGTGAACCAACTTAACACCACCTCCTTCAAGAACGTGGGGAACGCGCGATGCAACATAATGTCATCTATTGTGTATAAATTCATTTGGATAGCATCGACATCAACATGTTTGTCTGAGGCGGTTGTATTGTCATATAGATCAATAATTAGGACTTTCCAGTTGGATGAGAGCATGGTGTCCATTGATGTGTTAGCGAATGGGTGTCGCCGAGTGCCTCCTATCGTCACAGAAGTGTTTCCCAATGTGTGCAGTTGGGACTTAACTTTGTGACTTTCAGCTTCCAATCCTCAAGTTTCTATAGTCGAAGACAGTCTTAAACAGGGTGAAATTGTCATGTCTTTCTTAGTTTGCTCTTGGTAGGCCTTTTCCTCGATAGGTCGAGACATGTGCATCCCCTCCCCCAACCTTTTTCTCAACTCCTCTTTCTCCTGTCTTAAAGTGTTGATCTCCTCTGctttcttttgtttcatttctaTCATTTCTACCATTTTCCTTTTGCATTTTAAAGTGTTAATTCTTCTAAAGAGTAGGGTCATGTGTCCTACCTCAGTTGACCGAGCATCTACTAATATGTGACAATTTTTTGTCATATTCCTCATTGATACCATAAATTTCTTCAACATCCTCCTCGACCCCATAATGTTCTTACACATGTCGAGTAACTCTCCTCTTTCACCATGTTATTATGTCTTGTGTTGATTTTGCAATAATCTCGTTCAAAAGGTTTCACTTGTACATCCCATATCCAAAAGAGAGGTTTGTGTACCTACAAAAGATACTTCAACGTTCAAATTATTTAGGTGGAATCATGAGTAATAAATGCAATTAAAGTTATAACTTACCTATCAAATTTCGATTTTATTTATTGAGTCTAGGTCTAGATTAATATGTTTGAGTTAATATCGTATTTGACTAAAAGTTAATATATGTTGCCCCAATTTTCCAACATATCATCGACATTGATTCCTAGGTTGTTTTGGTTGAACGGTGTGGTGATGGTCTTGACCTTACCTAGTAAGGCAAGTAATTAAAGTATGTTTATCAAGGAAGCACATTCCAGGGATGACAAGTGCAAAGACACTCCAAGAAAAAAAGATTAATAATCAAATTCAACAAAAGAGAGATCTTAATATAGCTACTAACAAAACTTGGGTAGCTTGGAAAAAATGACCTTCACGTGAAATTTTGTAGAACTTACTGTTCCAATATATTTTCCTCTTTTCTTCTAATGAGACATTCTATTATCTCTCTGTTCGAACCTAAGAGCCGTTTTCCTCTCTTTGCCATTCCCCATCTAAAAATAGACAGGATTTCCATTTCTTCAGGGTATCCAACTAGTGCCTTCATGACAACAATACGCTTGGAGAAGAAAACATTGTAACTATTACTTGACAtattcttagaaagaaaaaggaTGAAGTAACCATTATTTTTGTTCGCTTACACTTCTTAGAGTTCCTGACATCCACAAACAAGTGTTCAGCTTATGATGACACCTTGATAATTGTAAGTCGATTTCCTTTTTTTGTGCAGACTTCCTCCATGCTCCCTTTAGAATGAAAAGAACACATCCTACAACAATATGAGGATTCTTTGCTTGCCTCACGTTATACAAAGACAAACCAAAAGCTAAATTCGTA
The sequence above is a segment of the Phaseolus vulgaris cultivar G19833 chromosome 2, P. vulgaris v2.0, whole genome shotgun sequence genome. Coding sequences within it:
- the LOC137810803 gene encoding probable protein S-acyltransferase 22 isoform X2, which translates into the protein MHHLHLLRPVSYYFALLALISAAAQVQVRNLVINKQVKMECSIAVCVKLRSSSTASTVGFVTSVLIASIIIADGSTTVLEKGTTENFSPSWLLLSSWYVHGLCTLGLGLQLILQWLTGILVLICCFVEKKKFSVDISSKLGSSFSLVPFVIVVAVCTILAMIATLPLVQLFFFHILLIKKGISTYDYIIALREQEQEQQIGGQQSPQMSPVSSLTGLSSASSFTTFHRGAWCTPPRLFLEDQFDVVPPETASVSSVGKKTMRDEPVKKKNPGAVKISPWTLARLNAEEVSKAAAEARKKSKILQPVTRHNNEPFRLEPDHNSGSSGRRMSPRVETNRRRAGKRIRLPADLPMEAIPKFSTSNIVAKGFSGTSSLAPLQLEAHGAFQTSQAVSSSAGIVASSPESSLDSPDIHPFRVSSTEAEEARRLASLSALGAANLKGIPLSRSTSDGYEASGGEDSDRVPTRIVQRSTNWTNLLFGGDQEERAFDPKPSSSLVHSRKL
- the LOC137810803 gene encoding probable protein S-acyltransferase 22 isoform X1 encodes the protein MRKNGWQLPYHPLQVVAIAVFLALGFAFYVFFAPFVGKKIYQYIVMGLYTPLITCVFALYIWCAASDPADPGVFKSKKYLKIPDSKQLDGLKNSKLGGESTSSMHDGNASTVGPKSVDKEELGTEASFKGAAISVEKKNASSSPSSSCLLLLCSPCAYICGCSSSSKESCDQQASEDGMFYCSLCEVEVFKYSKHCRVCDKCVDRFDHHCRWLNNCIGKRNYRKFFTLMVAALLLLILQWLTGILVLICCFVEKKKFSVDISSKLGSSFSLVPFVIVVAVCTILAMIATLPLVQLFFFHILLIKKGISTYDYIIALREQEQEQQIGGQQSPQMSPVSSLTGLSSASSFTTFHRGAWCTPPRLFLEDQFDVVPPETASVSSVGKKTMRDEPVKKKNPGAVKISPWTLARLNAEEVSKAAAEARKKSKILQPVTRHNNEPFRLEPDHNSGSSGRRMSPRVETNRRRAGKRIRLPADLPMEAIPKFSTSNIVAKGFSGTSSLAPLQLEAHGAFQTSQAVSSSAGIVASSPESSLDSPDIHPFRVSSTEAEEARRLASLSALGAANLKGIPLSRSTSDGYEASGGEDSDRVPTRIVQRSTNWTNLLFGGDQEERAFDPKPSSSLVHSRKL